One window of Brevibacterium pigmentatum genomic DNA carries:
- the qcrB gene encoding cytochrome bc1 complex cytochrome b subunit, translating into MSTTQPTTTIGKAANFAETRVGASVLVREFGRKIFPSHWSFMLGEVALYSFIIVVLSGTFLTFFFQPAMGELHYDGPWLPLRGVEISEAYDSTLAISLEIRGGLFIRQMHHWGALLFVAALSVHMLRVFFTGAFRRPRELNWVVGVLLVIMGMAAGFTGYSLPDDLLSGNGLRIIDGILKSLPLVGTYISFFLFGGEFPGIDIVARLYTLHIMIVPALLIALIGIHLMFVVVHKHTQYPGAGNTEKNVVGEPVLPTFAAKGGGFFFLIFGLLSLISALFTINPIWNYGPYDPSPVSAGTQPDWYIGWADGFLRIVPGWFEFYIFGWPISFNINSAVIVMGGVFAVMFIYPFFEAWLQKDHREHHILDRPRNNPTRTAIGVAGIIFYCNMWAAASGDIIAVFFQMSLNDMIYIFRFLFFFGPIIGYVITKRMCLALQRKDREIALHGRETAHIIRLPHGEFLERHEALPPHKLWKITAFESPAYIPAEPNAEGKITGMEKLRARLSRFFFEDRVAPVTKQELEASHHDHDEVEGSNHKEIGR; encoded by the coding sequence ATGAGTACTACACAGCCAACCACCACCATCGGGAAGGCGGCGAACTTCGCCGAAACCCGCGTCGGGGCGTCCGTCCTCGTCCGCGAGTTCGGTCGCAAGATCTTCCCTTCGCACTGGTCGTTCATGCTCGGCGAGGTTGCTCTCTACAGCTTCATCATCGTCGTCCTGTCCGGAACGTTCCTCACGTTCTTCTTCCAACCCGCCATGGGCGAGCTGCACTATGACGGACCCTGGCTGCCGCTGCGCGGAGTCGAGATCTCCGAGGCCTACGACTCCACTCTGGCGATCTCACTGGAGATCCGCGGCGGACTGTTCATCCGACAGATGCACCACTGGGGCGCACTGCTCTTCGTCGCCGCACTGAGCGTTCACATGCTGCGCGTGTTCTTCACCGGAGCTTTCCGCCGTCCTCGTGAACTCAACTGGGTCGTCGGCGTTCTGCTGGTCATCATGGGCATGGCAGCCGGCTTCACCGGCTACTCCCTGCCGGATGACCTGCTCTCGGGCAACGGTCTGCGCATCATCGACGGCATCCTGAAGTCGCTGCCGCTGGTGGGAACCTACATCTCGTTCTTCCTCTTCGGAGGCGAGTTCCCGGGCATCGACATCGTCGCCCGCCTGTACACACTGCACATCATGATCGTGCCGGCACTGCTCATCGCGCTCATCGGCATCCACCTGATGTTCGTCGTCGTGCACAAGCACACTCAGTACCCGGGCGCCGGCAACACCGAGAAGAACGTCGTCGGAGAACCCGTTCTGCCGACCTTCGCGGCCAAGGGCGGAGGATTCTTCTTCCTCATCTTCGGTCTGCTCTCGCTGATCTCGGCCCTGTTCACGATCAACCCGATCTGGAACTACGGTCCATACGACCCGTCACCGGTCTCTGCAGGTACGCAGCCTGACTGGTACATCGGCTGGGCCGACGGATTCCTCCGCATCGTCCCGGGCTGGTTCGAGTTCTACATCTTCGGATGGCCGATCTCGTTCAACATCAACAGCGCAGTGATCGTCATGGGCGGCGTGTTCGCAGTCATGTTCATCTACCCGTTCTTCGAGGCGTGGCTGCAGAAGGACCATCGGGAACACCACATCCTCGATCGTCCGCGCAACAACCCGACTCGTACCGCCATCGGCGTTGCAGGAATCATCTTCTACTGCAACATGTGGGCGGCAGCATCGGGTGACATCATCGCCGTGTTCTTCCAGATGTCGCTCAATGACATGATCTACATCTTCCGGTTCCTGTTCTTCTTCGGACCGATCATCGGATATGTCATCACCAAGCGCATGTGCCTTGCACTTCAGCGCAAGGATCGCGAGATCGCTCTGCACGGACGCGAGACGGCACACATCATCCGTCTGCCCCATGGTGAGTTCCTCGAACGCCACGAGGCTCTTCCCCCGCACAAGCTGTGGAAGATCACCGCGTTCGAGTCCCCTGCCTACATTCCGGCGGAACCGAACGCCGAAGGCAAGATCACGGGCATGGAGAAGCTCCGCGCACGTCTGTCTCGCTTCTTCTTCGAGGATCGTGTGGCACCGGTGACGAAGCAGGAGCTCGAAGCTTCGCACCACGACCACGATGAGGTCGAGGGTTCGAACCACAAAGAGATCGGACGCTGA
- a CDS encoding alpha/beta hydrolase, translating to MEIDFTLRADPTAAYRSLGAGSSTAVLFLHGLTGSPVSWVPIARAIAAEGIVVNPALYVDSPFASLLPVLRHVVRTIPSIGGDIAHPDRDEYAYDRTPVAPLATFHRALSFVRDDLWKVDCPVTAMVSGEDNVVGPRTLRALRSNLPHPPRIVALRQSRHVATLDFDANTIAEAVLQAARPEAAVHSPSETRE from the coding sequence ATGGAGATCGATTTCACACTCAGGGCGGATCCGACGGCCGCCTATCGCAGCCTCGGTGCCGGTTCGTCGACTGCGGTGCTGTTCCTCCACGGACTCACCGGCTCTCCCGTCTCCTGGGTGCCGATCGCCCGCGCGATCGCCGCCGAGGGCATCGTCGTCAACCCCGCCCTCTATGTCGACTCGCCCTTCGCTTCTCTGCTGCCGGTGCTCCGGCACGTCGTGCGCACGATCCCGTCCATCGGCGGGGACATCGCCCACCCGGACCGCGACGAGTACGCCTACGACCGGACGCCGGTGGCTCCCTTGGCCACGTTCCATCGTGCGCTGAGCTTCGTGCGCGACGATCTGTGGAAGGTCGACTGCCCCGTCACCGCCATGGTCTCCGGAGAGGACAATGTCGTGGGCCCGCGGACGCTGCGGGCGCTGCGATCGAACCTTCCGCACCCGCCGAGAATCGTCGCTCTGCGTCAGTCCCGGCATGTGGCGACCCTCGATTTCGATGCCAACACCATCGCCGAGGCGGTCCTGCAGGCAGCCCGCCCCGAGGCGGCCGTCCATTCCCCGTCGGAGACCCGGGAATAG
- the ctaE gene encoding aa3-type cytochrome oxidase subunit III yields the protein MKTHPETGNNGGVSTATASQTAPAHPVVNRPNVTTVGFIVFLASDLMFFAALFAMYFTIRSVVPELWEARTQILDIPYALGNTLILVSSSFTCQLGVFAAEKFRPRRTGSLFNIAKWGMVEWFYLTFALGAIFVSGQVMEYATLVSEGISINSDGYGSVFYLTTGFHGIHVTIGLICFLLVIGRAYGAKKFGHHEATFAICVSYYWHFVDVVWIGLFGVIYLLQ from the coding sequence ATGAAAACTCACCCCGAGACGGGTAATAATGGGGGTGTGTCAACTGCCACTGCATCTCAAACAGCGCCAGCACATCCGGTTGTCAATCGTCCGAATGTGACCACGGTGGGCTTCATCGTGTTCCTCGCGAGCGACCTGATGTTCTTTGCCGCGCTCTTCGCCATGTACTTCACCATCCGGTCCGTCGTTCCGGAGCTGTGGGAGGCGAGGACCCAGATCCTCGACATCCCCTACGCTCTCGGCAACACGCTGATCCTGGTGTCGTCTTCGTTCACCTGCCAGCTCGGAGTGTTCGCAGCAGAGAAGTTCCGCCCCCGGCGGACCGGCTCGCTGTTCAACATCGCCAAATGGGGAATGGTCGAGTGGTTCTACCTCACCTTCGCCCTGGGCGCGATCTTCGTCTCCGGTCAGGTCATGGAGTATGCGACTCTCGTCAGCGAGGGCATCTCCATCAACTCCGACGGCTACGGTTCCGTCTTCTACCTGACAACGGGCTTCCACGGCATCCACGTGACCATCGGACTCATCTGCTTCCTGCTCGTCATCGGACGTGCCTACGGAGCGAAGAAGTTCGGGCACCATGAAGCCACATTCGCAATCTGCGTGTCCTACTACTGGCACTTCGTCGATGTCGTCTGGATCGGTCTGTTCGGCGTCATCTACCTGCTCCAGTAG
- a CDS encoding DEDD exonuclease domain-containing protein, which yields MTAPFDRAPSALHNSQLSFDSLGTPLSDVTFVIVDLETTGTRAGQSEITEIGAVKTRGGEVIGEFQTLVKPEHSVISPFVTRLTGITHAMVDDAPPISSVLPSFLEFSIGAVLVAHNAPFDIGFLRSACERLDYHWPAPTVLDTVTLARRVVGRDEVRNHKLSTLAAHFGTQVEPDHRALSDARATGELLHHLFERFGGYGVTTLEELSTVRQSGWAKRQAKSHLAKGVPAEPGVYMFLDGTRRVLYIGKSGNMARRVRGYFNASENRGRMAEMITAAQEVSCLPCAHALEAEVREIRLIGELAPPYNRRSKNPERNSWVVLSDELFPRLSVVRANSALERSPAPPLGPFRSRKSAQAVKELLDTLYPVKRCTATITKRSLGEHRPCVSAQVGQCGGPCARITDADDYRKSIGELFDLLAGDLSSLQRLAAERMQRLAGEARFETAAEVRDAMRSAVAIAARAEQVTALRRVPELVAVAPGFEAGWDLAIIRHGKLAGAGHVSARTAMGDSLMALRSTAEWVPAPGPLPKDTDSLPEETRLLSGWLETAELISVTPADDCGWSLPRQGATSHAHSSGAVRLSHPV from the coding sequence ATGACCGCCCCGTTCGACCGCGCACCCAGCGCACTGCACAACTCCCAGCTGTCCTTCGACAGTCTCGGCACTCCCCTGTCAGACGTGACCTTCGTCATAGTCGACCTCGAGACGACCGGCACCCGGGCCGGGCAGTCGGAGATCACCGAGATCGGTGCGGTCAAGACACGTGGCGGCGAGGTCATCGGCGAATTCCAGACCTTAGTCAAACCCGAACATTCCGTCATCAGCCCGTTCGTCACCCGGCTCACCGGCATCACGCACGCGATGGTCGATGACGCCCCACCGATCAGCTCCGTTCTGCCGAGCTTTCTGGAGTTCTCCATCGGAGCCGTGCTGGTGGCCCACAATGCGCCTTTCGACATCGGCTTCCTCCGCTCGGCATGTGAACGCCTCGACTATCACTGGCCGGCGCCCACTGTGCTCGACACCGTCACTCTGGCCCGACGCGTCGTCGGCCGCGACGAAGTGCGCAATCACAAGCTCTCGACCCTCGCCGCACATTTCGGCACCCAGGTCGAACCCGATCACCGTGCTCTCTCCGACGCTCGTGCCACCGGAGAGCTCCTCCACCATCTGTTCGAACGCTTCGGCGGCTATGGAGTGACGACCCTGGAGGAGCTGTCCACCGTCCGCCAGTCGGGCTGGGCGAAGCGGCAGGCGAAATCCCATCTGGCCAAGGGCGTTCCCGCGGAACCCGGCGTGTACATGTTCCTCGACGGCACGCGTCGTGTGCTCTACATCGGCAAGTCCGGAAATATGGCCAGGCGGGTGCGCGGGTACTTCAACGCCTCGGAGAACCGCGGCCGCATGGCCGAGATGATCACCGCGGCACAGGAGGTCAGCTGCCTTCCCTGCGCCCATGCGCTGGAAGCCGAAGTCCGCGAGATCCGTCTCATCGGTGAGCTCGCTCCGCCGTACAACCGGCGTTCGAAGAACCCGGAACGCAATTCCTGGGTCGTGCTCAGTGATGAGCTGTTCCCTCGGCTGTCGGTGGTCCGTGCGAACTCAGCTCTCGAACGCTCCCCTGCCCCGCCGTTGGGACCGTTCAGATCGCGGAAGTCGGCACAGGCCGTCAAGGAACTCCTCGATACCCTTTACCCGGTCAAGAGGTGCACGGCCACCATCACGAAGCGCAGCCTCGGCGAGCATCGTCCTTGTGTGAGTGCCCAGGTCGGTCAGTGCGGCGGTCCGTGTGCGAGGATCACGGATGCCGATGACTACCGGAAGTCCATCGGTGAGCTCTTCGACCTGCTCGCCGGAGATCTGTCGTCGCTGCAGCGTCTGGCTGCCGAGCGGATGCAGAGACTGGCCGGGGAGGCCAGATTCGAAACGGCCGCCGAGGTCCGTGATGCGATGCGCTCGGCGGTGGCGATCGCGGCACGTGCGGAACAGGTCACGGCGCTGCGGAGAGTTCCCGAACTGGTTGCTGTCGCACCCGGGTTCGAGGCCGGCTGGGACCTGGCGATCATCCGCCACGGGAAGCTCGCCGGTGCCGGCCATGTGTCAGCCAGGACCGCCATGGGAGATTCCCTGATGGCGCTGCGTTCGACGGCCGAATGGGTCCCTGCCCCCGGCCCGCTGCCCAAGGACACAGACTCACTTCCCGAGGAGACGCGCCTGCTGTCCGGCTGGTTGGAGACCGCCGAACTCATCTCCGTGACCCCCGCAGACGATTGTGGCTGGTCGCTGCCCCGGCAGGGAGCGACCAGCCACGCACACAGCTCAGGCGCGGTTCGTCTCAGCCACCCGGTGTGA
- the qcrA gene encoding cytochrome bc1 complex Rieske iron-sulfur subunit, which translates to MTSKEHSGGGSQLEELNGFTNPGLPEHKPRLSDTDPRAEKVAERQVAAWFILSMIGTIWFIVAYFLFTPGESMQSIRLHNMFVGLGAAVAMFSIGFGAVLWAKNLMSDHEGIDERHDIGGSDEDQAIALEILHQAKEESGIARRPLLRNTLIAALAIAPLPAVLVFRDLGPLPGDKLFHTLWEKGTRLIRDPGGIPSVDSERPIKADEVTIGSAYHVLPSGIGDHEASDHPINEKAKAAVLLMRIDPKELKEDPDRKDWSHDGIVAYSKICTHVGCPVALYEHQTHHLLCPCHQSTFDVTEHCKVIFGPAKRPLPQLPITVDSEGYLVAQSDFPEPVGPTFWEINHP; encoded by the coding sequence ATGACCTCGAAAGAGCACTCCGGCGGCGGCAGCCAGCTCGAGGAGTTGAACGGGTTCACGAACCCAGGTCTGCCCGAGCACAAACCACGACTGTCCGACACGGACCCGCGCGCCGAGAAGGTCGCCGAACGGCAGGTAGCCGCCTGGTTCATCCTCTCGATGATCGGAACCATCTGGTTCATCGTGGCGTACTTCCTGTTCACGCCGGGCGAATCGATGCAGAGCATCCGCCTCCACAACATGTTCGTCGGCCTCGGCGCCGCTGTCGCGATGTTCTCCATCGGCTTCGGCGCTGTGCTCTGGGCCAAGAACCTCATGAGCGACCATGAGGGCATCGACGAACGTCATGACATCGGCGGCAGCGACGAGGATCAGGCGATCGCGCTCGAGATCCTCCACCAGGCCAAGGAAGAGTCGGGAATCGCCCGTCGTCCCCTGCTGCGCAACACGCTCATCGCCGCACTGGCGATCGCACCGCTGCCTGCAGTCCTCGTCTTCCGCGACCTCGGACCGCTGCCGGGCGACAAACTGTTCCACACGCTGTGGGAGAAGGGCACTCGCCTCATCCGCGATCCGGGCGGCATCCCCTCGGTGGATTCCGAGCGTCCGATCAAGGCCGACGAGGTCACGATCGGCTCGGCCTACCACGTGCTGCCTTCGGGCATCGGCGATCACGAGGCCAGCGACCACCCGATCAACGAGAAGGCCAAAGCGGCCGTGCTGCTCATGCGCATCGATCCCAAGGAACTCAAAGAGGATCCGGACCGCAAGGACTGGTCACACGACGGAATCGTCGCCTACTCCAAGATCTGCACGCACGTCGGCTGCCCTGTGGCGCTGTACGAGCACCAGACGCACCACCTGCTGTGCCCCTGCCACCAGTCGACCTTCGACGTGACAGAGCACTGCAAGGTCATCTTCGGCCCGGCCAAACGACCGCTTCCTCAGCTGCCCATCACCGTGGACAGCGAAGGCTACCTGGTTGCCCAGTCGGACTTCCCTGAGCCTGTCGGACCTACGTTCTGGGAGATCAACCACCCATGA
- the ctaD gene encoding aa3-type cytochrome oxidase subunit I encodes MTATMDQAALDAPVVPRSKGKIIVDWITSTDHKTIGYMYLIGSFFFFCVGGVMALIIRLELFEPGMQIIETKEQYNQLFTMHGTLMLLMFATPLFAGFANVIMPLQIGAPDVAFPRLNAFAFWMYLFGSLVAISGFLTPQGAASFGWTAYAPLSNTTFTPGAGGNLWVLGLALQGFGTILGSVNFITTVITMRAPGMTMFRMPIFTWNVLVTGILVLMAFQPLAAALLVLGSDRVLGSHVFSPGNGGPILWQHLFWFFGHPEVYVIALPFFGIVTEIFPVFSRKPVFGYKELVFATVAIAALSVTVWAHHMYVTGVVALPFFAFMTMLIAIPTGVKFFNWIGTMWRGSITFETPIVWSIGFLATFLFGGLTGVILASPALDQQVSDTYFVVAHFHYVVFGTVVFAMFAGFYFWWPKWTGKMLNEKLGHIHFWMLFIGFHGTFLVQHWLGVDGMPRRYADYLPQDGFTWMNQVSTVGSLLLGLSMVPFFWNVWITHRNAPKVTVDDPWGYGGSLEWATSCPPPRHNFTSLPRIRSERPAFDLNHPELLEYSGHSNEEQLTTGGAAK; translated from the coding sequence ATGACCGCCACGATGGATCAGGCGGCTCTTGACGCTCCAGTAGTTCCACGGAGCAAGGGCAAGATCATCGTCGACTGGATCACGTCGACGGACCACAAGACGATCGGGTATATGTACCTCATCGGCTCGTTCTTCTTCTTCTGCGTCGGCGGCGTGATGGCGCTCATCATCCGCCTCGAGCTCTTCGAGCCCGGCATGCAGATCATCGAGACGAAGGAACAGTACAACCAGCTGTTCACCATGCACGGCACATTGATGCTGCTGATGTTCGCCACCCCGCTGTTCGCCGGCTTCGCCAACGTCATCATGCCGTTGCAGATCGGTGCGCCGGATGTGGCGTTCCCCCGCCTCAATGCCTTCGCATTCTGGATGTACCTCTTCGGCAGCCTCGTGGCCATCTCCGGATTCCTCACCCCGCAGGGTGCGGCATCCTTCGGTTGGACGGCCTACGCGCCATTGAGCAATACGACGTTCACACCTGGCGCCGGAGGAAACCTCTGGGTCCTCGGACTCGCTCTGCAGGGCTTCGGAACAATCCTCGGCTCCGTCAACTTCATCACCACTGTGATCACCATGCGTGCGCCGGGCATGACCATGTTCCGCATGCCGATCTTCACCTGGAACGTTCTGGTCACCGGTATCCTCGTGCTCATGGCCTTCCAGCCCCTGGCTGCTGCGCTGCTGGTCCTCGGTTCCGACCGTGTCCTCGGCTCTCATGTGTTCAGTCCGGGCAACGGCGGACCCATACTCTGGCAGCACTTGTTCTGGTTCTTCGGTCACCCGGAGGTCTACGTCATTGCGTTGCCGTTCTTCGGAATCGTCACCGAGATCTTCCCGGTGTTCAGCCGCAAGCCGGTCTTCGGCTACAAGGAGCTCGTCTTCGCGACGGTCGCCATCGCTGCTCTGTCGGTGACCGTGTGGGCCCACCATATGTACGTCACGGGCGTCGTCGCACTGCCGTTCTTCGCTTTCATGACGATGCTCATCGCGATTCCGACAGGTGTGAAATTCTTCAACTGGATCGGCACGATGTGGAGAGGCTCGATCACGTTCGAGACGCCGATCGTGTGGTCGATCGGCTTCCTCGCCACCTTCCTCTTCGGTGGACTCACCGGCGTCATCCTGGCCAGCCCCGCTCTCGACCAGCAGGTGTCCGACACCTACTTCGTCGTGGCGCACTTCCACTACGTCGTCTTCGGCACGGTCGTCTTCGCGATGTTCGCCGGATTCTACTTCTGGTGGCCGAAGTGGACGGGCAAGATGCTCAACGAGAAGCTCGGACACATCCACTTCTGGATGCTCTTCATCGGCTTCCACGGCACGTTCCTCGTCCAGCACTGGCTGGGTGTCGACGGCATGCCGCGTCGTTACGCCGACTACCTGCCGCAGGACGGCTTCACCTGGATGAACCAGGTGTCGACGGTCGGATCGCTGCTGCTGGGTCTGTCCATGGTTCCGTTCTTCTGGAACGTGTGGATCACTCATCGCAACGCACCCAAGGTCACGGTCGATGACCCGTGGGGCTACGGAGGATCGCTCGAGTGGGCAACCTCGTGCCCGCCCCCGCGTCACAACTTCACCTCGCTGCCGCGGATCCGTTCCGAACGTCCTGCTTTCGACCTCAACCACCCCGAGCTGCTCGAATACTCGGGCCACTCCAATGAGGAACAGCTGACGACAGGAGGAGCAGCCAAATGA
- a CDS encoding lysophospholipid acyltransferase family protein, translating to MFYWFLKRVLAGPILRILFRPWVRGLDNLPAEGPAIIAGNHNHFMDSIFVPLLAPRPVVYLAKKDYFTGRGIKGAVTRWFFKLNNQLPMDRGGGSGSQASLESGLKVLREGNSLGIYPEGTRSPDGKLYRGRTGIARLVLESGAPVVPVAIIGTDKLQPAGRIVPKLRRVGVVFGAPMDFSKYSGLPVDRFMLRSVTDEIMYEIMRLSGQEYVDTYASTVKTKLLTSAKPKRPESEKNAAKGRDTAKGKDAPKGKGATKAQQDSTDRNEPESGSENPSTSA from the coding sequence GTGTTCTACTGGTTTCTCAAGCGAGTCCTCGCCGGACCCATCCTGCGGATCCTCTTCCGTCCGTGGGTGCGCGGCCTGGACAATCTGCCGGCCGAAGGTCCAGCGATCATCGCCGGAAACCACAATCACTTCATGGACTCGATCTTCGTCCCGCTGCTCGCTCCGCGCCCCGTGGTGTACCTGGCGAAGAAGGACTATTTCACCGGCCGCGGCATCAAGGGCGCAGTGACGCGCTGGTTCTTCAAGCTCAACAACCAGCTGCCCATGGATCGCGGCGGCGGCTCGGGATCGCAGGCTTCGCTCGAATCGGGGCTCAAGGTCCTGCGCGAAGGCAACTCGCTGGGCATCTACCCCGAAGGCACTCGCTCGCCCGACGGCAAGCTCTATCGGGGACGCACCGGCATCGCGCGTCTCGTCCTCGAATCCGGTGCCCCCGTGGTTCCCGTGGCAATCATCGGCACGGACAAGCTGCAGCCTGCCGGTCGCATCGTCCCCAAACTCCGGCGTGTCGGAGTGGTCTTCGGCGCACCGATGGATTTCTCGAAGTATTCGGGCCTTCCGGTCGACCGCTTCATGCTGCGGTCCGTCACCGACGAGATCATGTACGAGATCATGCGCCTGTCCGGACAGGAGTACGTCGACACCTACGCGTCGACGGTCAAGACGAAGCTGCTGACGAGCGCGAAGCCGAAGAGGCCGGAATCCGAGAAGAACGCCGCGAAGGGCCGGGATACGGCGAAGGGCAAGGACGCTCCGAAGGGCAAAGGTGCGACGAAGGCGCAGCAGGATTCAACGGACCGGAACGAGCCTGAATCCGGCAGTGAGAACCCGTCGACCTCGGCCTGA
- the qcrC gene encoding cytochrome bc1 complex diheme cytochrome c subunit: MKLLADRRRHPMALVALLLVGLLLTGGAYALFTQTSSAKADTASASDIEEGKKLFAANCATCHGMNAEGTKAGPGLIGVGAAAVDFQVGTGRMPLQANGPQARVKEPQFDEEQTAQLAAYVASLGPGPAVPEDEYLDASKGDPAAGGGLFRTNCAMCHNVVGSGGALTRGKYAPNLSEVSEKHLYEAMQTGPQNMPIFNDANLTPEDKRDVIAYVKEVSDNPSPGGFKLGSLGPVAEGLFIWFFGLAAVIGLTVWLSSRAK, encoded by the coding sequence GTGAAGCTTCTAGCAGATCGCCGCAGACATCCCATGGCGCTGGTCGCGCTTCTTCTCGTGGGACTGCTGCTGACCGGCGGAGCCTATGCACTCTTCACGCAGACTTCGAGCGCCAAGGCGGACACAGCCAGCGCCTCTGATATCGAAGAAGGCAAGAAACTCTTCGCGGCCAACTGCGCCACCTGTCACGGCATGAACGCCGAAGGCACGAAGGCCGGACCCGGCCTCATCGGCGTCGGCGCCGCTGCTGTGGACTTCCAGGTCGGCACCGGACGCATGCCGCTGCAGGCCAACGGTCCGCAGGCACGTGTCAAGGAACCGCAGTTCGATGAGGAGCAGACTGCTCAGCTCGCTGCCTACGTTGCTTCGCTCGGCCCCGGACCGGCAGTTCCCGAAGACGAGTACCTCGATGCTTCGAAGGGCGACCCGGCTGCCGGCGGCGGTCTGTTCCGCACCAACTGCGCCATGTGCCACAACGTGGTCGGCTCCGGCGGTGCACTGACCCGCGGCAAGTACGCACCGAACCTTTCCGAGGTCTCCGAGAAGCACCTCTACGAAGCGATGCAGACCGGACCGCAGAACATGCCGATCTTCAACGATGCGAACCTGACTCCCGAAGACAAGCGCGATGTCATCGCCTACGTCAAGGAAGTCTCGGACAACCCCTCCCCCGGCGGCTTCAAGCTCGGATCGCTGGGACCAGTGGCAGAGGGCCTGTTCATCTGGTTCTTCGGACTTGCCGCTGTCATCGGTCTGACAGTGTGGCTGTCATCCAGGGCCAAGTGA
- the trpD gene encoding anthranilate phosphoribosyltransferase produces the protein MTDSTPLTTSAAQASEASTTVPAAAVNWPDLLMALMHQQDLDGDKAAWAMDQIMSGKTPDVTMAAFLAAHHTKGETVEEIAGLVAAMMDHAVPLPGLEDSVDIVGTGGDRAKTANISSTAAMIISAAGQRVVKHGNRATSSASGSADVLEALGVRFDITPEQTGQIAQEVGLAFCFANVFHPSMQFVAAVRRQISVPTAFNILGPLTNPARARHTAIGVADAQMAPLVVGTLAKRGHQAVVFRSRDGLDELSNTAVNDVWEVRHGEIEHTTFDALDLGIERATKEDLRGGGPDENAAITRAVLDGERSAVRDIVAINAAAALVAADESAVGSFTERLALKLETAVETIDNGGGANKLQQLIDVSHRVAETNRA, from the coding sequence ATGACCGATTCCACGCCCTTGACCACCTCGGCAGCTCAGGCTTCCGAGGCCAGCACCACGGTTCCGGCGGCGGCTGTGAACTGGCCCGACCTGCTCATGGCGCTGATGCACCAGCAGGACCTCGACGGCGATAAGGCGGCTTGGGCGATGGATCAGATCATGTCGGGCAAGACTCCGGATGTGACAATGGCCGCATTCCTCGCCGCTCACCATACGAAGGGTGAGACGGTCGAGGAGATCGCCGGCCTCGTTGCGGCGATGATGGACCACGCCGTCCCCCTGCCCGGCCTCGAAGACTCCGTCGACATCGTCGGCACCGGAGGCGACCGTGCGAAGACGGCGAATATCTCGTCGACCGCAGCCATGATCATCTCCGCGGCCGGACAGCGGGTCGTCAAACACGGCAACCGCGCGACATCGTCGGCGTCGGGTTCGGCCGATGTGCTCGAAGCTCTCGGTGTGCGCTTCGACATCACACCCGAACAGACCGGTCAGATCGCGCAGGAGGTCGGACTGGCCTTCTGCTTCGCCAACGTCTTCCACCCGTCGATGCAGTTCGTCGCCGCCGTACGGCGACAGATCAGCGTCCCCACCGCGTTCAACATCCTCGGCCCTCTGACGAACCCGGCTCGGGCACGGCATACGGCCATCGGCGTCGCCGACGCCCAGATGGCCCCTCTCGTCGTCGGCACCCTGGCCAAACGCGGCCACCAGGCCGTGGTGTTCCGGTCACGCGACGGTCTCGACGAGCTGAGCAACACCGCCGTCAACGATGTGTGGGAAGTCCGCCACGGCGAGATCGAGCACACGACCTTCGATGCACTCGATCTCGGCATCGAGCGGGCGACGAAGGAGGACCTGCGCGGCGGCGGCCCGGATGAGAACGCCGCCATCACCCGAGCGGTCCTCGACGGTGAGCGGTCGGCCGTGCGCGACATCGTGGCGATCAATGCCGCGGCCGCTCTCGTCGCCGCCGACGAATCGGCGGTGGGCTCGTTCACCGAGCGCTTGGCTCTCAAGCTCGAGACTGCGGTGGAGACGATCGACAACGGCGGAGGCGCGAACAAGCTTCAGCAGCTCATCGACGTCTCACACCGGGTGGCTGAGACGAACCGCGCCTGA
- a CDS encoding cytochrome c oxidase subunit 4 → MRASIFVFNFSALFFIAVAVVYGFYTDFTEMVGFPALLLLGGMAGMIGVYLWLTDRRVGRQPQDNEDAEISDADADYGMFSPWSWWPIASAGAAAVAFYGIAMGWWIFPFGVVLGIIALVGLTYEHDRGDFAH, encoded by the coding sequence ATGAGAGCTTCGATCTTCGTCTTCAACTTCTCTGCCCTGTTCTTCATCGCAGTGGCGGTCGTCTACGGCTTCTACACCGACTTCACCGAGATGGTCGGATTCCCCGCGCTGCTGCTCCTCGGTGGGATGGCGGGAATGATCGGCGTCTACCTCTGGCTGACCGATCGTCGCGTCGGACGCCAGCCTCAGGACAACGAGGATGCTGAGATCTCCGACGCTGATGCCGACTACGGCATGTTCAGCCCGTGGAGCTGGTGGCCGATCGCGAGCGCGGGCGCTGCCGCCGTCGCATTCTACGGAATCGCCATGGGTTGGTGGATCTTCCCCTTCGGTGTCGTGCTCGGCATCATCGCGCTCGTCGGTCTCACCTACGAACACGATCGTGGGGACTTCGCCCACTGA